The following proteins are co-located in the Parafannyhessea umbonata genome:
- a CDS encoding NADP-dependent isocitrate dehydrogenase, which yields MAKILMKTPLVEMDGDEMTRIMWKMIKDDLILPFVDLKTEYFDLGLENRNATDDQVTIDSANATKRLGVAVKCATITPNAARMEEYDLKKMWKSPNGTIRAMLDGTVFRAPILVKGIEPYVRTWKAPITIARHAYGDVYRDVEMRVPGPGKVELTYTPADGGEPQSVTVHEFAGPGVVEGMHNLDDSITGFAHACFSYALETRQDLWFATKDTISKTYDHRFKDVFADLYEAEYREKFEAAGIEYFYTLIDDAVARVMRSEGGFIWACKNYDGDVMSDMVSTAFGSLAMMTSVLVSPHGYWEYEAAHGTVQRHYYKHLKGERTSTNSVATIFAWSGALRKRGELDGTPDLVRFADALERATIGTIESGKMTGDLARITTLPNPQQLDTEEFILAIADRLAKELA from the coding sequence ATGGCCAAGATTCTGATGAAGACCCCCCTCGTCGAGATGGACGGGGACGAGATGACGCGCATCATGTGGAAGATGATCAAGGACGACCTGATCCTTCCGTTTGTCGACCTCAAGACCGAGTACTTCGACCTGGGGCTCGAGAACCGCAACGCCACCGACGACCAGGTCACGATCGACTCCGCCAACGCCACCAAGCGCCTGGGCGTGGCCGTCAAGTGCGCCACCATCACGCCCAACGCCGCGCGCATGGAGGAGTACGACCTCAAGAAAATGTGGAAGAGCCCCAACGGCACCATCCGCGCCATGCTGGACGGCACCGTGTTCCGCGCGCCCATCCTGGTGAAGGGCATCGAGCCGTACGTGCGCACGTGGAAGGCACCCATCACCATCGCGCGTCACGCCTACGGAGACGTGTACCGCGACGTGGAGATGCGCGTTCCCGGCCCCGGCAAGGTCGAGCTCACGTACACGCCCGCGGACGGCGGCGAGCCCCAGTCCGTGACCGTGCACGAGTTTGCGGGCCCCGGCGTGGTGGAGGGCATGCACAACCTGGACGATTCCATCACCGGCTTTGCGCACGCGTGCTTTAGCTACGCGCTCGAGACCAGGCAGGACCTGTGGTTTGCCACGAAGGACACCATCAGCAAGACGTACGACCACCGCTTCAAGGACGTGTTCGCGGACCTGTACGAGGCAGAGTACAGGGAGAAGTTCGAGGCTGCGGGCATCGAGTACTTCTATACCCTGATAGACGACGCCGTGGCCCGCGTCATGCGCTCCGAGGGAGGCTTCATCTGGGCGTGCAAGAACTACGACGGCGACGTGATGAGCGACATGGTCTCCACCGCGTTCGGCAGCCTTGCCATGATGACGTCCGTGCTGGTGAGCCCCCACGGCTACTGGGAGTACGAGGCGGCGCACGGCACGGTGCAGCGCCACTACTACAAGCACCTGAAGGGCGAGAGGACCTCGACGAACTCCGTCGCGACCATCTTCGCCTGGTCCGGCGCCCTGCGCAAGCGCGGCGAGCTGGACGGCACGCCCGACCTGGTGCGCTTTGCCGACGCGCTCGAGAGGGCGACCATCGGCACCATCGAGAGCGGCAAGATGACGGGCGATCTGGCGCGCATCACCACGCTGCCGAACCCGCAGCAGCTTGACACGGAGGAGTTCATCCTCGCAATCGCAGACCGCCTTGCGAAGGAGCTTGCGTAG